The Desulfuromonadaceae bacterium genome contains the following window.
GCGTTCGCATCATCTGCCTTTATGAAGACCGCATCGCCAGCGTCGCTCAATTCCTGACTCAATCCTTTAAACTCATCGAAGTGACGGACAAGATTACGGCGATCGAAAGTACCGAGGATTCCTTCGGCTACAAAGGGCTGCACATGGATCTCGCCCTGCCGGACGAACTGACGACGCAGCCGAAATACCTGGCGTTTGCCGACTGCCCCTTTGAGGTGCAGATCCGTTCGCAGATCCAGGATCTGCCTGGAGTGTTTTGGATCACGAAATCAAATACAAAAAATCGATCCCCATCGAACTCAAGCGCCGTATTAACGTCCTCTCGGCCCTCTTCGAACTCGCCGATCGCGAGTTCAAGGAGATCCGCAACGCCACTGCCGACCTCATACAGCAGGCGACGGCCGCGCCAGTCAGTGACGCGGTCACCGAACGCGGTGACACTGGGGGAGCAACAATTCCGCCAGCCAGCGAAAAGATCGTCAACGCCTTTAACTTCTTGCGCATCGCCGGGCATTTCTTCAAGGATTTTGAATTCGAGGATGACAAAGTCGATGACTTTGTTCAGGATATCCTCCGCCTCGACGCCGACTTCACCCGCGCTGACCTGCATCAGAGCCTGCTTGAAAACCTCAAAGTCATCCGCGATTATCGTGATGACTTTATCGCCAACAACCCGGAACGGATCTTTACCCCCTACTCCTCCATCCGCCACTGCCTTTATCTCAACGACCCCGAGATCTTCAACAAAATCCTGTCAAAAGGAGCGCGCGAACGCTTTGACCTCTGGTGTGCGAACAAACGGCCTTAAGGATCACCGACAAATTCACGCCAACACTTGGGCAGGAAAAAGACAGAGGGGGCTTCCTTGACTTCAGGATTATTTTTTTATAATCTTTATCGGCGGGTCATTCTCAAACAAGGAGAAAAGAACCATGACAAAAAAATCGACTCTTGCTTCCCTCCTCACGGCAACACTCTTCATTGTCGGCTTCGTTACAATGGCGGCAGCTTCCCCCTTCAAGGTAGACCTCGAACTCTTCAAGTTCAATCCGTCCCTCATCGTCTACGAAAAATCGTCCGCTGAATTTACCGATCCCCAAACCTGCGGCGAATGCCACGAAGACAAATACCAAGAGTGGAACGGCTCGCTGCACAGCATGGCCTTCATCGATCCGGTTTATCAGGGCGAATTAAATAAGGCGACCAAAGCGGTGGGACACAGTATCTCCCGTCAGTGCGAAGGCTGCCACTCACCGGCCGGGGTTGTCACCGGCGAGATCAAGGGACCGGGGGTGAGTGGTCTCTCGGCCGTGGCCAAGGCCGGCGTCTCCTGCGATATCTGCCATTCGATCAGTGCGCTTAACCACGACAAGACCCCGACCAAAGAACCGGAAAATGGCTCCTTCGTCATTAAGCCGGGGGAAGATCGCCCGGACGGCCCAGTGCTGATTAAACATGGGCCGCGCCCCCTTGAGGAAGGTTGCGGCGACGGTTTTCATGAATGCAAGCAGACCGAGTTCCATACCCAAGCCGATCTCTGCGCCTCTTGTCACCAAGTCTATCACTACGAAAAACACTTCCCGATCGAAGCGACCTACAATGAGTGGAAGCACAGCCCCTATGCCCAGAAGGACATCCACTGTCAAGATTGTCACATGGTCGACACCGCAACTTTTTTAAAGGTGGCGGATACCCTGATCAAACCGGAGCGCAAAGATTATCGGCACTACTTCAACGGCGCCAACTACCTGCTCTATTACCTCGGCGCTCAAGCCGCTGAAAAAGCCGGCGATAAAGAACAGGCGGGGCGGCTGATGCATCAGTATGAGATGGCGGTCAAGCGCCTGCAGAACGCGGCGGAACTGGAGATTGAACCGATTTATCGCCAGGGGGCGCTGGCCGAAGTAAGGGTGCGGGTCAAAAATGTGCGCGCCGGCCACAACCTCCCGACCTCGTTAACCAATATCCGCCAGATGTGGCTGGAGATCATCGTCAAAGACGAGAAGGGGAAGGTCATCCTTGCCACCGGCGCCGTCGCAGCGGACGGTTCACTCGCCGAAGATGCCCGGCTCTTTAACTCGGACGGAATGGGACCGGATATGCATTTTGCCGTCGATCCCTGGATCATTACCGCCTTCTCCCGGCACGAAACCATCCCGCCCAAGGGCTATCGCGACGTTCATTACGGGGTGACGGCGCCAAAAGGGAGCAAGAAACTAACGATCGAAGCAAAACTGCGCTACCGTCAGGCCGATCAGAAGATTGCCGAAGCGCTGCTCGGTGCGGTGCC
Protein-coding sequences here:
- a CDS encoding cytochrome c family protein; translated protein: MTKKSTLASLLTATLFIVGFVTMAAASPFKVDLELFKFNPSLIVYEKSSAEFTDPQTCGECHEDKYQEWNGSLHSMAFIDPVYQGELNKATKAVGHSISRQCEGCHSPAGVVTGEIKGPGVSGLSAVAKAGVSCDICHSISALNHDKTPTKEPENGSFVIKPGEDRPDGPVLIKHGPRPLEEGCGDGFHECKQTEFHTQADLCASCHQVYHYEKHFPIEATYNEWKHSPYAQKDIHCQDCHMVDTATFLKVADTLIKPERKDYRHYFNGANYLLYYLGAQAAEKAGDKEQAGRLMHQYEMAVKRLQNAAELEIEPIYRQGALAEVRVRVKNVRAGHNLPTSLTNIRQMWLEIIVKDEKGKVILATGAVAADGSLAEDARLFNSDGMGPDMHFAVDPWIITAFSRHETIPPKGYRDVHYGVTAPKGSKKLTIEAKLRYRQADQKIAEALLGAVPKDIDLARDYGLSKVPTLPVVDMVALQREVAAAQ